Proteins co-encoded in one Nematostella vectensis chromosome 15, jaNemVect1.1, whole genome shotgun sequence genomic window:
- the LOC5502362 gene encoding histamine H2 receptor, which translates to METPIEIAVPLGILSFLVIIENSVVLYLVLANRHMRTYTNGFVVSLASSDILTGLVIFCQYLIGFQNAAVINVAYAVVLISGAANITSVTLDRYLAITKPFKYTDLMRKYFKYITFITWTTSILLAVLPLGWYAGNITEVFHKVYVFITIGLGVITPYFFVLFANIRIYCIVRKSVKREKRTLSSVSQEQSSRRRAPLKIIVSEAKVARVFACTALAFAISWFPVLYYTIAAVLGSFNSVPNILVTLSPFFIVIGSLANPLIYSFMKPDFKIASRALLCKIRLVGLKRDMCVAYTPAKSLNGKPLVTIVAGTKLETASILKTENTCILKTENTCILKTEMVEV; encoded by the coding sequence ATGGAGACACCGATAGAGATTGCGGTACCCCTTGGAATTTTATCATTTCTTGTCATCATAGAAAACAGCGTTGTGTTGTACTTGGTATTGGCGAACCGACACATGAGGACTTACACAAACGGATTCGTTGTATCGCTTGCAAGCTCAGATATCTTGACTGGGCTGGTGATATTCTGCCAGTATCTAATCGGGTTTCAAAACGCCGCGGTTATCAATGTAGCTTATGCTGTTGTTTTGATAAGTGGAGCGGCAAATATAACGTCGGTTACTTTGGATAGATATCTTGCCATTACAAAGCCCTTCAAGTACACAGATTTAATGAGGAAGTACTTTAAGTACATTACGTTTATTACATGGACAACTTCGATACTTCTCGCCGTTTTGCCTCTTGGTTGGTATGCAGGAAACATTACAGAAGTTTTCCACAAAGTTTACGTTTTTATTACAATCGGATTAGGGGTGATAACGCCGTATTTCTTTGTACTTTTTGCGAATATTAGAATATACTGCATTGTGAGAAAATCAGTGAAGAGAGAGAAAAGGACATTGTCAAGTGTTTCGCAAGAGCAAAGTAGCCGCAGAAGAGCACCGCTGAAAATAATAGTCTCAGAAGCGAAAGTTGCGCGAGTTTTCGCGTGCACTGCTTTAGCGTTCGCAATCTCATGGTTCCCGGTTCTGTATTACACCATCGCAGCAGTTCTGGGGAGCTTCAATTCTGTGCCAAACATCTTAGTAACACTATCACCGTTTTTCATCGTGATTGGGTCACTAGCGAACCCATTAATTTACAGCTTCATGAAGCCGGATTTTAAAATAGCAAGTAGAGCACTGTTATGCAAAATCAGGCTGGTTGGACTGAAACGGGACATGTGTGTTGCTTACACACCGGCAAAGAGTCTGAACGGAAAGCCCTTGGTAACGATTGTGGCAGGTACTAAATTAGAGACTGCTAGTATtctgaaaacagaaaataccTGTATtctaaaaacagaaaataccTGTATTCTAAAAACAGAAATGGTAGAGGTATGA
- the LOC5502361 gene encoding eukaryotic translation initiation factor 4E-binding protein 1 has translation MNGTQAERGSPLARAIPSRRVPVHDPNHMPSDYSTTPGGTIYSTTPGGTRIIYERKFLLELRNSPLAKSPPANLPVIPGVTCEDNGKPEPEEKPEVTALPGARGEGDGEEPQFQMDI, from the exons ATGAATGGAACACAAGCTGAACGAGGAAGCCCCCTTGCAAGAGCAATCCCTTCCAGACGTGTTCCTGTACATGATCCGAATCATATGCCCTCGGATTATAGTACAACTCCTGGGGGAACGATCTACAGCACAACGCCAGGAG GCACGCGTATTATTTATGAGAGGAAATTTCTACTTGAGTTGCGCAATTCACCTTTAGCCAAGAGTCCTCCCGCCAACCTACCGGTGATCCCTGGTGTCACATGTGAAGACAATGGAAAGCCAGAGCCAGAAGAGAAGCCAGAAGTGACTGCACTCCCTGGTGCCAGAGGCGAAGGAG ATGGAGAGGAACCCCAATTTCAGATGGACATCTAG
- the LOC5502360 gene encoding uncharacterized protein LOC5502360, whose protein sequence is MGRKPCLLSLGISLLFVLCARVSGVYGSRISTQNLPGKYPSLPSHEETAEKLTKFFFRSDHGPRKLVKRQALATFFDIMYILDSSSSVSDWEFQRAVQAIQTMVAKSKRDNRHAVITIATRAKTFMNFSSRADAVRKLRGISRSGGKTNTQDALELAFQMFTTSKYGSTPGGLARVLVVTDGRSNIEKHRTERKAFKLKANGIEVFVIAIGDYLEGMDELARMANTKYAHMYRVEDVKGLARVVKLIPRLQEREATNYYGGRPPIEGNAASNAKLQRHQ, encoded by the exons ATGGGTCGCAAACCGTGCTTGTTGTCGTTGGGAATTTCCTTACTGTTTGTACTATGCGCAAGGGTCTCTGGAGTATATGGCAGCCGAATTTCGACTCAAAATCTTCCAG GAAAATATCCAAGCTTACCAAGTCACGAGGAAACTGCAGAAAAGCTGACAAAATTCTTTTTCCGCTCCGACCACGGCCCTCGTAAACTTGTGAAGAGACAAGCATTGGCGACGTTTTTTGACATTATGTACATTCTCGACAGCTCAAGCTCTGTCAGTGACTGGGAATTCCAGCGAGCTGTTCAAGCGATACAAACAATGGTGGCAAAATCCAAACGAGATAACCGCCATGCCGTCATCACCATAGCAACTCGCGCCAAAACCTTCATGAATTTTAGCTCGCGAGCGGACGCTGTTCGAAAACTTCGCGGGATTTCTAGAAGTGGCGGGAAAACAAATACCCAGGATGCTTTGGAGCTGGCTTTTCAAATGTTCACAACGTCCAAATATGGTTCTACGCCGGGAGGTCTGGCTCGAGTTCTGGTTGTGACGGACGGCAGGTCGAATATTGAAAAACATCGCACTGAGAGGAAGGCTTTCAAGTTGAAAGCGAATGGAATCGAGGTGTTCGTGATTGCAATCGGGGATTACTTAGAAGGGATGGACGAGCTGGCGAGAATGGCAAATACGAAATACGCGCACATGTACCGAGTGGAGGACGTAAAGGGACTGGCACGAGTCGTCAAGCTCATTCCCAGACTCCAAGAGAGAGAGGCGACGAATTACTATGGTGGAAGACCGCCGATAGAAGGAAACGCTGCATCGAACGCAAAGTTACAACGTCATCAGTAA